The Kaustia mangrovi genome has a segment encoding these proteins:
- a CDS encoding RES family NAD+ phosphorylase — MWPHTHVDWKRAYRIIASRYPPIDLFERVSRDPAVREALTALEMATNPRVRDEVGDISLVSPDRRISGPGASYVMASFTHVNPSGSRFSDGSRGVYYAGESFATALAEVAHHFAERARDSGDGPRREDMRCLVGKIDHRFVDVGALEPEMRRRILDPASYEASRAFAQTIRDDGADGVHYPSVRRPGGRCVGAFYPDVVGIPVQAQHIKIDYDGRAVTRYFDYQEEKWHPIQP; from the coding sequence ATGTGGCCGCACACACATGTCGACTGGAAGCGGGCGTACCGGATCATCGCGTCGCGCTACCCGCCCATCGACCTGTTCGAGCGGGTGAGCCGCGACCCCGCCGTCCGGGAGGCCCTGACCGCGCTGGAGATGGCGACCAATCCGCGCGTGCGCGACGAGGTCGGCGATATCAGCCTCGTGTCGCCGGACCGGCGCATCTCGGGGCCGGGGGCGAGTTACGTCATGGCCTCCTTCACCCACGTCAACCCGTCCGGCTCGCGCTTCTCCGACGGCTCCCGCGGTGTCTACTATGCGGGCGAGAGCTTCGCGACCGCGCTCGCCGAGGTCGCCCACCACTTCGCAGAACGGGCGCGCGACAGCGGCGACGGCCCGCGCCGGGAGGACATGCGCTGCCTCGTCGGCAAGATCGATCACCGCTTCGTCGATGTCGGCGCGCTCGAGCCGGAAATGCGCCGGCGCATCCTCGACCCGGCTTCCTACGAGGCCTCCCGGGCCTTCGCGCAGACAATCCGTGACGACGGCGCCGACGGGGTGCATTATCCAAGCGTCCGCCGCCCCGGCGGTCGCTGCGTCGGCGCCTTCTACCCGGATGTCGTCGGCATTCCCGTTCAGGCCCAGCACATCAAGATCGACTATGACGGGCGCGCCGTGACCCGCTATTTCGACTATCAGGAGGAAAAATGGCACCCGATCCAACCCTGA
- a CDS encoding MbcA/ParS/Xre antitoxin family protein, translating into MMMIAADNRPDGRIDPKGVDAGKAMEGFFAIMALWGASREEARRILGEPAERTFQRWRAGEVAAISRDTLSRVGYVAGIFKGLQIVYGDAAQADEWVRRPNRALGGQTPLERMAAGEIVDLAAVRQYVDALRAPWS; encoded by the coding sequence ATGATGATGATTGCCGCAGACAACAGGCCCGACGGGCGGATCGACCCGAAAGGCGTCGATGCCGGGAAGGCCATGGAGGGGTTCTTCGCGATCATGGCGCTGTGGGGTGCCTCGCGCGAGGAGGCCCGGCGCATTCTGGGCGAGCCGGCGGAGCGCACCTTCCAGCGCTGGCGGGCCGGCGAGGTCGCCGCCATATCGCGCGACACGCTGAGCCGCGTCGGCTATGTGGCCGGCATCTTCAAGGGGCTGCAGATCGTCTATGGCGACGCCGCCCAGGCCGACGAGTGGGTGCGCAGGCCCAACCGCGCCCTTGGCGGCCAGACGCCGCTTGAGCGCATGGCGGCGGGCGAGATCGTCGACCTCGCGGCGGTGCGCCAGTATGTCGACGCGCTGCGCGCGCCGTGGTCGTGA
- the lepA gene encoding translation elongation factor 4, with the protein MTDLAHIRNFSIVAHIDHGKSTLADRLIQRCGGLTEREMREQVLDSMELERERGITIKAQTVRLEYTAQNGEHYVLNLIDTPGHVDFAYEVNRSLAACEGALLVVDASQGVEAQTLANVYQALDNDLEIVPVLNKIDLPAAEPERVRAQIEDVIGLDASDAVEISAKTGLGIDDVLEAIVHRLPPPEGGDAKAPLKALLVDSWYDSYLGVVVLVRILDGELKKGQRIRMMKTGGAYQVERVGIFKPSRTTVDRLGPGEIGFFTAAIKQVSHTRVGDTITDEKNQTVEPLPGFKPAQPVVFCGFFPVDSSDFEALRDAMDRLALNDASFSYEMETSAALGFGFRCGFLGLLHLEIIQLRIEREFDIDVITTAPSVIYKVHMTDGAVLELHNPADMPDIVRIDHIEEPWIEATILVPDEHLGAVLKLCEDRRGRQKELTYAGSRAMLVYELPLNEVVFDFYDRLKSVSRGYASFDYHITGYETGNLVKMSVLVNAEPVDALAMIVHRDRAEQRGRQMCERLKDLIPRHLFKIPVQAAIGGKIVARETIAALRKDVTAKCYGGDITRKRKLLEKQKAGKKRMRQFGKVEIPQEAFIAALKMDSD; encoded by the coding sequence ATGACCGACCTCGCACATATCCGCAATTTCTCGATCGTCGCCCATATCGACCACGGCAAGTCGACGCTCGCCGACCGGCTGATCCAGCGTTGCGGCGGCCTCACCGAGCGCGAGATGCGCGAGCAGGTGCTCGATTCCATGGAACTGGAGCGCGAGCGCGGCATCACCATCAAGGCGCAGACGGTGCGCCTCGAATACACCGCGCAGAACGGCGAGCACTACGTCCTCAACCTGATCGACACGCCCGGGCATGTGGACTTCGCCTATGAGGTCAACCGGTCTCTGGCGGCCTGCGAGGGCGCGCTCCTGGTGGTCGATGCGAGCCAGGGCGTGGAGGCGCAGACGCTCGCCAATGTCTATCAGGCGCTCGACAACGACCTGGAGATCGTGCCGGTCCTCAACAAGATCGACCTGCCGGCCGCCGAGCCGGAGCGCGTGCGCGCGCAGATCGAGGACGTGATCGGCCTCGACGCGTCCGACGCGGTGGAGATCTCCGCCAAGACGGGGCTCGGCATCGACGACGTCCTGGAGGCCATCGTGCACCGCCTGCCCCCGCCCGAGGGCGGCGACGCGAAGGCCCCGCTCAAGGCGCTGCTCGTCGATTCCTGGTACGATTCCTATCTCGGCGTCGTCGTTCTGGTGCGCATCCTCGACGGAGAGCTGAAGAAGGGCCAGCGCATCCGCATGATGAAGACGGGCGGGGCCTATCAGGTCGAGCGCGTCGGCATCTTCAAGCCCTCCCGGACGACGGTCGACAGGCTGGGACCCGGCGAGATCGGCTTCTTCACCGCCGCCATCAAGCAGGTCTCCCACACCCGCGTCGGCGACACGATCACGGACGAGAAGAACCAGACGGTGGAGCCGCTGCCGGGCTTCAAGCCGGCCCAGCCGGTCGTCTTCTGCGGCTTCTTCCCCGTCGATTCCTCCGATTTCGAGGCGCTCAGGGACGCCATGGACCGGCTGGCCCTCAACGATGCGAGCTTCTCCTACGAGATGGAGACCTCCGCCGCGCTCGGCTTCGGCTTCCGCTGCGGGTTCCTGGGATTGCTCCATCTGGAGATCATCCAGCTTCGCATCGAGCGCGAGTTCGATATCGACGTCATCACCACCGCGCCGTCGGTGATCTACAAGGTTCACATGACCGACGGGGCTGTGCTGGAGCTGCACAACCCGGCCGACATGCCCGATATCGTGCGCATCGACCACATCGAAGAGCCGTGGATCGAGGCGACGATCCTCGTGCCGGACGAGCATCTGGGCGCGGTCCTGAAGCTGTGCGAGGACCGGCGCGGGCGCCAGAAGGAGCTCACCTATGCCGGCAGCCGGGCCATGCTGGTCTACGAGCTGCCGCTCAACGAGGTGGTGTTCGACTTCTACGACCGGCTGAAGTCGGTGAGCCGCGGCTATGCGAGCTTCGACTATCACATCACCGGCTACGAGACGGGCAATCTGGTGAAGATGTCGGTGCTGGTGAACGCCGAGCCGGTCGACGCGCTCGCCATGATCGTGCACCGCGACCGGGCCGAGCAGCGCGGCCGGCAGATGTGCGAGCGGCTGAAGGACCTCATCCCCCGGCATCTCTTCAAGATTCCGGTGCAGGCCGCCATCGGCGGCAAGATCGTCGCGCGCGAGACCATCGCCGCGCTCCGCAAGGACGTCACCGCCAAGTGCTATGGCGGCGACATCACCCGCAAACGCAAGCTTCTGGAAAAGCAGAAGGCCGGCAAGAAGCGCATGCGCCAGTTCGGCAAGGTGGAGATCCCCCAGGAGGCCTTCATCGCCGCGCTCAAGATGGATTCCGACTGA
- a CDS encoding TRAP transporter substrate-binding protein, with protein MTRRNEPTSPRKGLSRRTALALGTAGIAAGAGLAAPNVVRAQTPRTLKMATSWPKNTPGVGVNAQRVADMITAMSGGRLKVDLYAAGELVPPFEVFDAVSSGTADLGHATPYYWQGKDPVVHFFTGVPFGLTAVEHAGWLYFGGAQALWEEAYAPFGVTPFYAGSSGVQAGGWFRKEIAGLDDLTGLKMRIAGLGGEVMRRLGVNVTLLPPGDIYTALQAGTIDAAEWVGPWNDIAFGLYKVAGHYYLPAFHEFGPALEVTANTEVYESLEDDLKAIVSHAAMASGLEATADFTYHNAESFGPLLEKEGVTVHTWPDEVVEAMAKESATVLASIAEESDLAGRVYESFMDYRAKTAAYADKMERRALDMRALALGL; from the coding sequence ATGACGAGACGGAACGAGCCCACATCGCCCCGGAAGGGTCTCAGCCGGCGCACCGCGCTGGCGCTCGGCACGGCCGGCATTGCCGCCGGCGCGGGCCTCGCCGCGCCCAATGTGGTGCGCGCCCAGACGCCGCGCACGCTGAAGATGGCGACCTCCTGGCCCAAGAACACGCCGGGGGTCGGCGTGAACGCCCAGCGGGTCGCGGACATGATCACCGCCATGTCCGGCGGCCGGCTCAAGGTCGACCTCTATGCCGCCGGCGAGCTGGTGCCGCCATTCGAGGTGTTCGACGCGGTCTCCAGCGGCACCGCCGATCTCGGCCATGCCACGCCCTATTACTGGCAGGGCAAGGACCCGGTCGTGCACTTCTTCACCGGCGTGCCGTTCGGCCTGACGGCGGTCGAGCATGCCGGATGGCTCTATTTCGGTGGCGCGCAGGCGCTGTGGGAGGAAGCCTATGCGCCCTTCGGCGTCACCCCCTTCTATGCCGGCTCCTCCGGCGTCCAGGCGGGTGGCTGGTTCCGCAAGGAGATCGCCGGCCTCGACGACCTGACGGGCCTCAAGATGCGCATTGCCGGGCTCGGCGGCGAGGTGATGCGGCGGCTCGGCGTCAATGTCACGCTGCTGCCGCCGGGCGACATCTACACCGCGCTGCAGGCCGGCACGATCGATGCCGCGGAATGGGTCGGCCCCTGGAACGACATCGCCTTCGGGCTCTACAAGGTGGCCGGCCACTACTATCTGCCGGCATTCCACGAATTCGGCCCGGCGCTCGAGGTTACCGCCAATACGGAAGTCTATGAGAGCCTAGAGGACGATCTGAAGGCCATCGTCTCCCATGCGGCCATGGCGTCCGGCCTGGAGGCGACCGCAGACTTCACCTACCACAATGCGGAGTCCTTCGGGCCGCTCCTGGAGAAGGAGGGCGTGACGGTCCACACATGGCCCGACGAGGTCGTGGAGGCCATGGCGAAGGAGTCCGCGACCGTGCTGGCCTCGATCGCGGAGGAGAGCGATCTGGCCGGGCGCGTCTACGAGTCCTTCATGGACTATCGCGCGAAGACCGCCGCCTATGCCGACAAGATGGAGCGCCGCGCGCTCGACATGCGCGCGCTGGCGCTCGGTCTCTAG
- a CDS encoding YiiX/YebB-like N1pC/P60 family cysteine hydrolase: protein MSLYLRTLEWIGRGIAHILQKDVRTYEPFAAYDHATLRRILRPGDVLLVDGNQRLSIAIKYLTQSTWSHAALYVGDALAASGEGAEPPTLVEVELDGGCKASPLSRYAHRNVRICRPVGLTPEDRDAVVSFMVARIGTAYDMKNVVDLVRYLMPMPPVPMRWRRRMFALGSGEPTQAICSTLIAQAFQSVQYPILPSVETVDRLGSGSSGYSREEIFHIRHHSLFTPRDFDLSPYFEVVKPTLAFGFDYKTLTWGQPADGAGPRDSKAAS from the coding sequence ATGTCCCTTTACCTACGCACCCTCGAATGGATCGGACGCGGGATCGCGCACATCCTGCAGAAGGATGTGCGGACCTACGAGCCCTTTGCCGCCTACGACCACGCAACGCTCCGCCGCATCCTGCGGCCGGGCGACGTCCTGCTGGTCGACGGCAATCAGCGGCTCTCGATCGCGATCAAGTATCTCACCCAGTCGACCTGGTCGCATGCCGCGCTCTATGTCGGCGACGCGCTGGCGGCAAGCGGCGAGGGGGCAGAGCCGCCGACCCTTGTCGAGGTCGAGCTCGACGGCGGCTGCAAGGCCTCTCCCCTGTCACGCTATGCGCATCGCAATGTGCGGATCTGCCGGCCGGTCGGCCTGACGCCGGAGGATCGCGACGCGGTCGTCTCCTTCATGGTGGCGCGCATCGGCACGGCCTACGACATGAAGAACGTCGTCGATCTGGTACGCTACCTCATGCCCATGCCGCCCGTGCCCATGCGCTGGCGCCGGCGGATGTTCGCGCTCGGCTCCGGCGAGCCCACTCAGGCCATCTGCTCGACCCTTATTGCCCAGGCCTTCCAATCGGTCCAGTATCCGATCCTGCCGTCGGTCGAGACGGTGGACCGGCTGGGGTCTGGCTCCAGCGGCTACAGCCGCGAGGAGATCTTCCACATCCGCCACCACTCGCTCTTCACGCCGCGCGATTTCGACCTGTCACCCTATTTCGAGGTCGTCAAGCCCACCCTCGCCTTCGGGTTCGATTACAAGACCCTGACATGGGGACAGCCGGCAGACGGGGCGGGACCGCGCGACAGCAAGGCCGCGTCCTGA